From a single Bacillus gobiensis genomic region:
- a CDS encoding RNA polymerase alpha subunit C-terminal domain-containing protein — protein MTTSKKSLRTCNKGHQYYKSSDCPTCPVCEEERKPESGFLSLLSAPARRALENNGITSLQQLSNYSEKEILQFHGMGSASLPKLRTALQTNGLSFRQK, from the coding sequence ATGACAACTTCAAAGAAAAGTTTAAGAACTTGCAACAAAGGACACCAATACTATAAGAGCAGCGACTGTCCGACCTGCCCGGTTTGTGAGGAAGAAAGGAAACCTGAAAGTGGATTTCTTTCACTTCTCTCAGCACCAGCCAGACGAGCATTAGAAAACAATGGGATAACCTCTTTACAACAGCTATCAAACTATAGTGAAAAAGAGATTTTACAATTTCACGGGATGGGATCCGCTTCTTTACCTAAGCTTAGGACTGCTTTGCAGACAAATGGGCTATCATTCAGACAAAAATAG
- a CDS encoding alpha/beta fold hydrolase, protein MKRPFEVDSTEYPFKDHWLPYRDGYVHYIDEGQGPTVLLLHGNPTWSYLYRNIIKELRSDFRLIALDYPGFGMSKAPSNYRFTPQEQSDAVNDFIRRLDLKNFVLVVQDWGGPIGFNYAVRNRENLRGIVLMNTWAWPATLLPMKIFSMAMGGLPFGYLLQTQRNFFAKTIVPHGIYHSDKVTENLRKAYTDPFPTPKSRIQTWIFPRQIRKARSWLAEIESKLPELSDLPAQILWGMKDSAGFPLEEMEKWQRYLKMNETEPLSDASHYVQEDRPDRVAASIRRVLERTS, encoded by the coding sequence ATGAAAAGACCATTTGAAGTGGATTCTACGGAATACCCATTCAAGGATCATTGGCTGCCTTATCGCGACGGATACGTTCATTACATTGACGAAGGACAAGGGCCGACAGTTCTTCTCCTTCATGGGAATCCCACTTGGTCTTACCTCTATCGAAATATAATTAAGGAACTGCGCAGCGATTTTCGTCTTATCGCTTTAGATTACCCGGGGTTTGGTATGTCAAAAGCACCTTCCAACTATCGTTTTACGCCACAAGAGCAATCGGATGCAGTCAATGATTTTATTCGTCGTTTGGACCTAAAGAATTTTGTTTTAGTAGTCCAGGATTGGGGAGGACCGATCGGATTTAACTACGCGGTTCGGAACAGGGAAAACTTACGCGGCATCGTCTTAATGAACACCTGGGCCTGGCCTGCGACTCTTCTGCCAATGAAGATTTTTTCTATGGCGATGGGGGGATTGCCCTTCGGATACTTGCTTCAGACTCAGCGAAACTTCTTCGCCAAAACCATTGTTCCACACGGGATTTACCATTCTGACAAAGTCACGGAAAATTTGAGAAAGGCATATACCGATCCTTTCCCAACACCTAAATCAAGAATACAAACATGGATCTTCCCCAGACAGATTCGGAAAGCCCGATCTTGGCTCGCGGAAATTGAATCTAAACTACCCGAGCTATCTGATTTACCCGCCCAAATCCTCTGGGGTATGAAAGATAGCGCAGGTTTTCCGCTTGAAGAAATGGAAAAATGGCAGAGATACCTCAAAATGAATGAAACCGAGCCACTGAGTGACGCCTCTCACTACGTGCAAGAGGATCGACCAGATAGAGTGGCAGCTTCGATTCGAAGAGTTCTTGAAAGAACGTCGTGA
- a CDS encoding YitT family protein, producing the protein MVGKILRFLIFNIGIFLVSFNIYLFLAPNEFAAGGLGGLTIVLHSFFPNLPIGLLMLILNVILFAIGFFFLGFEVGIKTIYASLASSLMVWGMENIFQLSGPISDDKLIQIVIGTIIAAFGLVIVFSQNASTGGMDLLGMIVNKYFSVDIGKSVLMFDFSIAILSVAAFGLENSLYAIFGIVFRGALIDYFAKQFSNRKEAVIVSQHCHQIKSFITNELGIGATVYSAKGAFTNEQKEVIHTVVNRREFMKLRKYISRIDESAFITVHGDTEVIHNQFRHST; encoded by the coding sequence ATGGTGGGGAAGATTCTTAGATTTCTTATTTTTAATATTGGTATTTTTCTAGTCTCATTTAATATCTATCTTTTCCTTGCACCAAATGAGTTTGCTGCAGGTGGTTTAGGCGGCTTAACCATTGTGCTGCATTCTTTCTTTCCTAATCTGCCTATTGGCCTTTTGATGCTCATCTTAAATGTCATACTCTTTGCGATAGGGTTCTTTTTTCTTGGGTTTGAGGTTGGAATCAAAACTATTTACGCAAGTTTAGCTTCATCCCTCATGGTCTGGGGAATGGAGAATATATTTCAGCTTTCCGGTCCCATTTCGGATGATAAACTCATTCAAATTGTGATAGGTACCATCATTGCCGCATTTGGTTTGGTGATTGTATTCAGTCAGAACGCCTCAACAGGCGGAATGGATCTATTAGGAATGATTGTGAATAAATATTTCTCGGTTGATATTGGGAAATCAGTTCTTATGTTTGACTTTTCTATTGCTATTTTGTCCGTTGCTGCCTTTGGCTTAGAGAATAGTCTATATGCCATTTTTGGTATTGTTTTTCGTGGTGCCCTTATCGATTATTTTGCTAAACAATTCAGCAATCGAAAGGAAGCTGTAATTGTCAGCCAGCATTGTCATCAAATTAAGTCATTTATCACAAACGAATTAGGCATAGGTGCGACTGTTTATTCCGCAAAAGGCGCTTTCACCAACGAACAAAAAGAGGTGATTCATACCGTTGTAAATCGTCGCGAGTTTATGAAACTGAGAAAGTATATTAGTCGAATTGATGAGAGTGCATTTATCACAGTTCACGGAGATACCGAAGTAATTCATAACCAATTTAGGCACAGTACCTAG
- a CDS encoding helix-turn-helix domain-containing protein codes for MLKQLEQLRKRNNWSQQDAADRLGIAKSTYAGYESGYRRPPLQALIQIANLFEVSIDHLFGRECQPTIEITDMLYNEKQYLSIDNVPLDSDELCEFIAFIRVKRGIRTE; via the coding sequence GTGCTTAAACAATTGGAACAGTTAAGAAAAAGGAATAATTGGTCTCAGCAGGATGCGGCTGACCGTTTGGGGATTGCGAAAAGTACTTATGCCGGGTATGAATCGGGGTATCGACGTCCCCCATTACAAGCTCTTATTCAAATTGCCAATCTATTTGAAGTATCGATCGATCATTTATTCGGCCGCGAGTGTCAACCTACAATTGAAATCACCGATATGCTTTATAATGAAAAACAATATCTTTCGATAGATAACGTCCCGTTGGATTCGGATGAATTATGTGAATTCATTGCCTTTATTCGGGTTAAGCGGGGGATAAGAACGGAATAA
- a CDS encoding SDR family oxidoreductase, whose translation MSDLKNPLTQYFHDEFPEQYQEPPGLQGQMNPLPDCGEKSYKGSGKLNGRKALVTGGDSGIGRAAAIAYAREGADVAINYLPVEEPDAEEVKNLIEAEGQKAVLIPGDLSDETFCKDLVEKANAELGGLDILALVAGKQQAVENIADLSTEQIEKTFAINVFSLYWVVKAALPHLPEGASIITTSSVEGYNPSPMLLDYAVTKKAIIGFTQALGGQLASKGIRVNSVAPGPFWTPLQISGGQPSENIPKFGKSTPPTPQKRAGQPVELAGIYVFLASEAASYVTGQVYSATGGTVTA comes from the coding sequence ATGTCTGATCTTAAAAATCCATTAACACAGTATTTTCACGATGAATTCCCTGAACAGTACCAAGAACCACCTGGATTACAAGGACAAATGAATCCTCTGCCAGACTGCGGTGAAAAGAGTTACAAAGGTTCTGGAAAACTAAATGGCAGGAAGGCTCTTGTGACTGGTGGTGATTCTGGTATTGGACGTGCTGCTGCTATTGCTTATGCCCGAGAAGGAGCAGATGTCGCGATCAATTATTTACCGGTAGAAGAGCCTGATGCTGAGGAAGTAAAAAATCTGATTGAAGCCGAAGGGCAAAAAGCAGTCCTCATACCTGGTGATTTGAGCGATGAAACCTTCTGTAAGGATTTAGTTGAAAAAGCAAATGCTGAACTCGGCGGATTAGATATATTAGCATTAGTTGCTGGTAAACAACAAGCCGTAGAGAATATCGCTGATCTTTCAACTGAACAAATCGAAAAAACCTTTGCCATTAATGTTTTCTCGCTATACTGGGTAGTGAAAGCTGCGTTACCGCATTTACCTGAAGGTGCTTCTATTATCACAACATCTTCAGTAGAAGGTTACAATCCAAGCCCAATGCTATTAGACTACGCAGTTACCAAGAAAGCCATTATTGGATTTACCCAAGCACTAGGCGGTCAATTAGCTTCCAAAGGAATCCGGGTAAATTCCGTAGCTCCTGGACCGTTTTGGACACCGCTACAAATTTCAGGAGGCCAGCCAAGTGAAAATATCCCGAAATTTGGTAAAAGCACACCGCCTACCCCACAAAAACGCGCGGGTCAGCCAGTGGAATTAGCAGGTATATACGTTTTCTTAGCTTCTGAAGCTGCAAGCTATGTTACAGGTCAAGTTTACAGTGCAACTGGAGGAACTGTCACCGCATAA
- a CDS encoding asparaginase, which translates to MKKILLLATGGTIASVTSDDGLVPGLSATELRQYFQYNNDDSPVDVTCKILMNKDSTNMQPENWVEIAEAIAVHYDDYDSFIITHGTDTLGYTSAALSYMLQNLGKPVILTGSQVPLSFKKTDAKKNVRDALLFAQENIGGVFVVFDGRVIIGTRAVKIRTKSYDAFESINYPYVASINNQTVEYYWKPEKTDKPFQIDTKLCAEVFLLKLYPGVNPDIFDFIKMNYKGVVIESFGNGGLPFEGRNLLPKIKELTEVGIAVLISTQCLEEGQDIYLYEVGRKAANYNIIVSGDMNTEAVIPKLMWALGQANQPKEVKQIVETPICCDLSEEWDS; encoded by the coding sequence ATGAAAAAAATTCTACTCTTGGCTACAGGTGGAACTATTGCGTCAGTAACTAGTGATGATGGCCTTGTTCCTGGTTTATCTGCTACCGAATTGCGTCAATATTTTCAATATAATAATGATGACTCACCAGTTGACGTGACGTGTAAAATCTTGATGAATAAAGATAGTACCAATATGCAGCCTGAAAATTGGGTTGAAATTGCTGAGGCAATTGCTGTCCATTATGATGATTATGATAGTTTCATAATCACACACGGTACAGACACTTTAGGTTATACATCAGCTGCGCTGTCTTATATGCTTCAAAACTTAGGAAAACCTGTCATCCTAACAGGATCACAAGTTCCTTTAAGCTTTAAAAAGACAGATGCTAAAAAGAACGTCAGAGACGCGCTGCTTTTTGCCCAAGAAAATATAGGCGGTGTCTTTGTCGTGTTTGATGGCCGAGTCATTATCGGTACACGTGCTGTGAAAATTAGAACGAAAAGTTACGATGCTTTTGAAAGTATTAATTATCCGTATGTAGCATCAATAAACAATCAGACTGTGGAATACTATTGGAAACCGGAAAAAACGGATAAACCCTTTCAGATTGATACGAAATTATGTGCAGAAGTCTTTTTGTTAAAGCTTTATCCAGGTGTAAATCCTGACATTTTTGATTTTATTAAAATGAATTACAAAGGAGTCGTGATCGAGAGCTTTGGGAATGGCGGATTACCCTTTGAAGGACGAAACCTCCTCCCTAAAATTAAGGAATTAACAGAAGTCGGGATCGCTGTTTTAATATCCACTCAATGTTTGGAAGAAGGTCAGGATATCTATTTATATGAAGTAGGGCGAAAAGCTGCGAACTACAATATCATTGTTTCAGGCGATATGAACACTGAGGCTGTCATACCGAAACTGATGTGGGCATTAGGACAAGCGAATCAGCCGAAAGAAGTGAAACAGATTGTCGAAACACCAATCTGCTGTGATCTGTCAGAGGAATGGGATAGTTAA
- a CDS encoding dihydrofolate reductase family protein yields MPGVKVVESPQDALNYLQEKGHRTALLTGGADLHNAFLEQGLVDEVIFNVAPVLEGKGLNLLLDTANYQYKDVQLLDFKSLGGGVVQLHYSVSH; encoded by the coding sequence ATTCCTGGAGTAAAGGTTGTAGAGTCCCCGCAAGACGCCTTAAACTACTTACAAGAAAAAGGACATAGAACAGCCCTTCTAACGGGCGGTGCTGATCTGCACAATGCTTTTTTGGAGCAAGGACTAGTTGACGAAGTAATATTCAATGTTGCGCCTGTTTTGGAGGGGAAGGGACTCAACCTTTTGCTTGATACAGCCAACTACCAATATAAGGATGTTCAGTTGTTGGATTTCAAGTCCCTTGGCGGCGGTGTCGTTCAGTTGCACTACTCGGTAAGTCATTAA
- a CDS encoding MarR family winged helix-turn-helix transcriptional regulator: protein MDNNKIKLSSESAGAPPGMYISAIYRHMQILISAQLQPYRIGSGQYIFLLTIARKEGISQKALSEKLLIDKTTTAKAIKKLEAEGYVKRETDPADKRYSLLYLTESGRAVLPKVQATLHDISRKSRTGMDDEEYKLMLSLLKKMLNNVSEQVRQREKEL, encoded by the coding sequence GTGGACAACAATAAGATTAAGCTTTCAAGCGAGAGCGCTGGGGCGCCGCCTGGCATGTACATTTCTGCTATTTACCGTCATATGCAAATCCTAATTTCTGCTCAGCTTCAGCCATATCGAATTGGAAGCGGGCAGTATATTTTCTTGTTAACGATTGCGAGAAAAGAAGGGATTTCGCAAAAAGCGTTAAGCGAGAAGCTTCTAATTGACAAGACAACGACGGCAAAGGCGATTAAAAAACTGGAGGCAGAAGGGTATGTAAAAAGGGAAACAGATCCCGCCGATAAGCGTTATAGCTTACTTTACTTGACGGAATCAGGTAGAGCGGTTTTACCGAAGGTTCAGGCAACATTGCATGATATCAGTAGAAAAAGCCGGACTGGCATGGATGACGAGGAATATAAGCTTATGCTTTCTCTGCTGAAAAAGATGCTGAACAACGTTAGCGAACAGGTTCGCCAAAGGGAGAAGGAGCTATAA
- a CDS encoding alpha/beta fold hydrolase has protein sequence MPTIETNDGTNIYYEEMGNGRPLLMIHGWGFSGRFFHRNVESLAKHARVITIDLRGHGNSDKPSHGYRVPRLARDLYDVLAALDLQDVTVLGWSLGCPVIWSYFELFGTERLKQAVFVEQSPRQYYGLDWKYAHATCYDDASFAYTKAQVEMDTSNFDKNQIKTIMETEPAQDERERMLAEMAKAPASARNAIMSDHTRYDWRDLIPEINLQSLVMVARQDKVFSWRGPAWVGENIPSAQTVFFEHSSHALFLDEPEKFNDSVIQFMSNEGGI, from the coding sequence ATGCCGACCATTGAAACAAACGACGGCACGAACATTTATTATGAAGAGATGGGGAATGGCAGGCCCTTGCTGATGATCCACGGATGGGGCTTTTCCGGCCGTTTTTTCCACAGAAATGTTGAGTCGTTGGCAAAACATGCACGCGTAATCACAATTGACCTTCGCGGGCACGGTAACTCCGATAAGCCTTCACACGGATATCGGGTGCCGCGGCTGGCAAGAGACTTATATGATGTTCTTGCTGCCCTTGACCTACAGGATGTTACGGTTCTAGGCTGGTCGCTGGGCTGCCCTGTAATCTGGAGTTATTTCGAGCTGTTTGGGACAGAAAGGCTTAAACAGGCAGTGTTTGTGGAGCAGTCGCCCAGACAGTATTATGGGCTCGATTGGAAATATGCCCATGCAACCTGCTATGACGACGCATCATTCGCTTACACTAAAGCGCAGGTCGAAATGGATACCTCTAACTTTGACAAAAACCAGATCAAGACAATCATGGAGACTGAGCCAGCACAGGATGAGCGGGAAAGAATGCTTGCTGAGATGGCAAAAGCACCGGCATCTGCCCGGAACGCGATTATGTCCGACCATACCCGTTATGACTGGCGCGACCTGATTCCCGAAATCAACCTTCAGAGTTTGGTGATGGTGGCGCGTCAAGACAAAGTCTTCTCATGGCGGGGACCTGCTTGGGTCGGGGAGAATATTCCAAGTGCCCAGACAGTCTTTTTCGAGCACAGCAGTCACGCTCTGTTCCTCGATGAACCTGAAAAGTTCAACGATTCTGTGATCCAATTCATGTCTAACGAAGGAGGTATATGA
- a CDS encoding phosphotransferase produces the protein MKGKISVPFLTKNGEYKWEDDDGIYLLYEYIDGVTIGDQALTEDQVCQLSEIITELHLFGEEIPIHTNSVKEDFYVPFLQQLRNTLDKDYGDIPNDVREIVAPPHIEQINHLIDTVEKLSLCLKNSHLRMVLYHTDLHNWNLMQSEQQLILIDWEGLKLAPVEADLMFLIDKPYYDIFSSIYQKSHKNYKINSNAMQFYKGRRKLEDIWEFIEQLSFDKQDTQERARIINYLIEELNDV, from the coding sequence TTGAAAGGGAAAATTTCTGTACCTTTTTTAACAAAGAATGGTGAATATAAGTGGGAAGATGATGATGGAATTTATTTGCTTTATGAATACATTGATGGAGTAACAATTGGTGATCAAGCCCTAACCGAGGATCAAGTTTGCCAACTCTCAGAAATCATAACAGAGCTTCATTTATTTGGAGAAGAAATACCAATTCACACGAATTCTGTGAAAGAAGATTTTTATGTACCATTTTTGCAACAGCTGAGGAATACATTGGACAAGGATTATGGAGATATCCCAAATGATGTAAGGGAAATAGTGGCTCCCCCACACATTGAACAAATTAATCATCTGATTGATACTGTTGAAAAGCTGTCTTTATGTTTGAAAAACAGTCATTTAAGAATGGTCTTGTACCACACAGACCTTCACAATTGGAATCTTATGCAATCAGAACAACAACTGATTTTGATCGATTGGGAAGGGTTGAAATTAGCCCCCGTTGAAGCTGATTTAATGTTCTTAATAGACAAGCCATACTATGATATATTTTCAAGCATCTATCAGAAATCCCATAAGAATTATAAAATCAACTCCAATGCTATGCAGTTTTACAAAGGAAGACGTAAATTGGAGGATATATGGGAATTTATTGAACAACTTTCATTTGACAAACAAGATACACAGGAAAGAGCTAGAATCATAAACTATTTAATAGAAGAACTGAATGATGTTTGA
- a CDS encoding MerR family transcriptional regulator: MSHGKNYSIGEFSEKTGTSIWTLHYYDEIGLLRAEKYPSSGHRIYSDQDVLTLQKIICLKFLGYSLDEIGVLINKSSFDLSLNETLLMQKKTMEEQKENLETALRAIGRIMTLLEDEGEVDSAILMSLINNLQTEKEQRLLLRQHMPKEVVDQLFDKPEEELVALDKEFINLCKKVKRLMGKPVHDPEVQELVFIHIKSSLDFVGEDAMREFSGLEMTKAEELENKFPSPFSKEEEEWQQVME; the protein is encoded by the coding sequence ATGAGCCATGGTAAAAATTATTCAATCGGTGAATTTTCTGAAAAGACGGGTACGTCCATTTGGACATTGCATTATTACGACGAGATTGGTTTGCTCAGAGCTGAAAAGTATCCCAGCTCGGGACATCGTATATATTCAGATCAAGATGTACTAACGCTGCAAAAGATTATCTGCCTCAAGTTTTTAGGATATAGTCTGGATGAAATAGGGGTTTTGATCAACAAGTCAAGCTTTGATTTAAGCTTGAACGAAACGTTGCTAATGCAAAAAAAGACGATGGAGGAACAAAAAGAGAATCTCGAGACTGCTTTAAGAGCGATTGGCCGAATCATGACTCTTTTAGAGGATGAAGGGGAGGTGGATAGCGCTATTTTAATGAGTTTAATCAATAATCTTCAGACGGAGAAGGAACAACGCTTGTTGCTTCGGCAGCATATGCCTAAGGAAGTTGTTGATCAGTTATTCGATAAGCCTGAAGAAGAATTGGTCGCATTAGATAAAGAATTTATCAATTTGTGCAAAAAAGTTAAACGGTTAATGGGAAAGCCCGTTCATGATCCAGAGGTACAAGAATTAGTATTTATACATATCAAGTCAAGCTTGGATTTTGTTGGTGAAGATGCGATGCGAGAATTCAGCGGATTGGAAATGACGAAAGCAGAAGAACTTGAAAACAAGTTTCCCTCTCCATTTTCAAAGGAAGAAGAAGAGTGGCAGCAAGTAATGGAATAA
- a CDS encoding nucleoside hydrolase — protein MVKIILDCDTGIDDALAIGYAINSPEIELLGITACYGMAPVDYTFRNTKTILSMLNSNVGVWRGSEKPLILEKEYDGKIHGMDGLGNMLGSVKEYDLEDCPSTHAVDYIIEQIHKFKKELTLVVTGPLTNLAKAVKKDPEIVQLVGRVVTMGGALTTPGNVSKYAEANYRIDPHAADFVFKSDLPITMVGLDVTRKTLLTEEDVGKWRSKDTEVSGFFADFTQFYLDAYKELHPYLKGCALHDPLAVGVAKFPDLVKTIPIHIQIDTEEDGIGRTIEDLYRKTPDTPNTEVCIQVDTEKFMNDFFKCII, from the coding sequence ATGGTTAAAATTATATTAGATTGTGATACGGGAATAGACGACGCACTAGCAATTGGTTATGCAATAAATTCACCTGAAATTGAATTGCTGGGCATCACTGCTTGTTATGGGATGGCACCAGTAGACTATACTTTTCGCAACACAAAAACAATTTTGTCTATGTTAAATAGTAACGTTGGTGTTTGGAGAGGATCTGAGAAGCCTCTTATACTAGAAAAGGAATATGATGGTAAAATTCATGGAATGGATGGGTTAGGAAATATGTTAGGGTCAGTTAAAGAATATGATCTAGAAGATTGTCCTTCCACGCATGCCGTAGATTATATAATAGAACAGATTCATAAATTTAAAAAAGAATTAACTCTGGTTGTAACAGGGCCTTTAACTAACTTAGCTAAGGCTGTCAAAAAAGATCCGGAAATTGTTCAACTAGTTGGAAGGGTAGTAACAATGGGAGGGGCTCTGACTACTCCAGGCAATGTTAGTAAATATGCAGAGGCAAATTATAGAATTGATCCTCATGCAGCAGATTTTGTATTTAAATCCGATTTGCCTATAACTATGGTTGGTTTAGATGTAACGAGAAAAACTTTATTGACTGAAGAGGATGTTGGAAAATGGAGAAGTAAGGATACTGAAGTTTCTGGTTTTTTCGCTGATTTTACTCAGTTCTATCTAGATGCTTATAAAGAACTACATCCTTATTTAAAGGGATGTGCTTTACATGATCCATTGGCAGTTGGAGTAGCTAAATTTCCTGATTTAGTGAAAACAATACCGATCCATATTCAAATAGATACAGAGGAAGATGGAATAGGGAGAACGATTGAAGATTTATATCGAAAAACCCCGGATACGCCTAATACAGAAGTTTGTATCCAAGTAGATACTGAAAAATTTATGAATGATTTCTTTAAGTGTATCATCTGA
- a CDS encoding winged helix-turn-helix transcriptional regulator, whose translation MDKEQINCIESAHSAVQLLKGKWTYYVIIELLMNDIKRFNQLKSSLGNVNTKALTDTLRFLEGKGMLIRTVYPTVPATVEYELTLKGKDFGRILQQMKDWNDKWEIKE comes from the coding sequence TTGGACAAAGAACAAATAAATTGCATCGAATCAGCTCATAGTGCCGTTCAACTTTTAAAGGGAAAATGGACTTATTATGTGATTATAGAGTTACTAATGAATGATATAAAAAGATTTAACCAACTAAAGAGTTCCTTAGGTAATGTAAACACGAAAGCATTAACGGATACCCTTCGATTTTTGGAAGGGAAAGGTATGCTTATCCGTACGGTTTATCCTACTGTTCCTGCAACAGTAGAATATGAACTTACACTAAAGGGGAAAGATTTTGGAAGGATACTTCAACAAATGAAGGACTGGAATGATAAATGGGAGATAAAAGAATAA
- a CDS encoding sugar phosphate isomerase/epimerase family protein, giving the protein MNPSKFPFYYGVNEFSTQPWSFEEDVAHYSRLGVEAIEVCESKLDPDRMSSQLELLADAGLTVSSVQPKVRTMTPSADQPQPVGREERLKSFRQSIERIAPYAPGAVFVTNTGPATGGNMADTIRQVIADHQELASIADYHGVKIGLEPLNPILLNLETAIWTYKQAQDIIQEIDRDNVGICLDLWNVWQDDHLIEGIKSEPKHVFLLQVSDWRTPQSSADRRSVGTGEIPTGKLLHSVYDAGYRGPCVLEIFSHNVPDSLYDTDLDKLIVDNRAALELAWISG; this is encoded by the coding sequence ATGAACCCTTCTAAATTCCCTTTTTATTATGGAGTGAATGAATTTAGCACTCAGCCTTGGTCTTTTGAAGAGGATGTGGCGCACTATTCCCGGCTCGGTGTGGAAGCCATCGAGGTATGCGAGTCAAAACTGGATCCAGATCGTATGAGCAGCCAGCTGGAGCTTCTTGCTGACGCCGGCTTAACGGTGAGTTCAGTTCAGCCGAAGGTGCGGACTATGACACCGAGTGCAGATCAGCCCCAGCCTGTTGGACGCGAAGAGCGATTGAAAAGCTTCCGCCAATCGATTGAGCGCATCGCCCCTTATGCACCAGGTGCGGTGTTCGTCACGAATACCGGACCGGCAACAGGAGGGAACATGGCAGATACGATCCGCCAGGTCATAGCCGATCACCAGGAGCTTGCCAGCATTGCCGACTACCACGGAGTAAAAATCGGACTCGAACCATTAAACCCAATATTGCTCAACTTGGAAACAGCGATCTGGACTTACAAGCAGGCACAGGATATTATTCAAGAGATCGACAGGGACAATGTCGGCATTTGCCTTGACCTATGGAACGTTTGGCAAGATGATCACCTCATCGAGGGCATCAAGTCTGAACCAAAACATGTCTTCTTACTGCAGGTCAGCGATTGGCGGACGCCACAATCAAGTGCCGACCGGCGAAGTGTAGGAACCGGAGAAATCCCTACCGGCAAGCTTCTTCACAGTGTCTATGATGCAGGCTACCGAGGTCCTTGCGTGCTTGAGATTTTCTCGCATAACGTACCCGATTCTCTTTATGACACCGACTTGGATAAGCTGATCGTAGATAACCGAGCAGCACTCGAGCTAGCTTGGATATCTGGTTGA
- a CDS encoding nuclear transport factor 2 family protein — translation MTEETAVNNLLSRYVRATDARDGESLALLFTEDALIETYDNYNNQRVKVGEMTGAAELVQLFKTLMPDHPEGGWSHHATMDRIVEIKENEATIDAQFVMFSVQANNELVDKDTPRGGSITPRESGYYQTKLKKFNDTWKIVHHKILLDYINNPAI, via the coding sequence ATGACAGAAGAAACTGCAGTAAACAATTTGTTATCAAGATATGTTAGAGCTACTGATGCAAGAGACGGTGAATCTTTAGCTCTCTTATTTACAGAAGATGCCTTAATAGAAACTTATGATAACTACAATAATCAACGAGTTAAAGTAGGAGAGATGACAGGAGCTGCTGAACTAGTACAACTATTTAAAACACTAATGCCAGACCATCCTGAAGGTGGCTGGAGCCATCATGCTACGATGGATCGCATAGTAGAAATTAAAGAAAATGAGGCAACAATTGATGCTCAGTTCGTCATGTTTTCAGTTCAAGCAAATAATGAGTTAGTGGATAAAGATACACCAAGAGGAGGTTCGATTACTCCTAGGGAAAGTGGATACTATCAAACGAAATTAAAAAAATTTAACGATACTTGGAAGATTGTACATCATAAAATACTTCTTGATTACATTAATAATCCTGCAATATAA